A region from the Triticum aestivum cultivar Chinese Spring chromosome 3D, IWGSC CS RefSeq v2.1, whole genome shotgun sequence genome encodes:
- the LOC123075152 gene encoding F-box/FBD/LRR-repeat protein At1g13570, which translates to MNPAMAAELRRRESESVLFSRLLSFAHSALPDPPVSAAARLSALLLPHDDHISRLPDALLRNIVSRLPVKDAARTAALSSRWRGVWRSAPLVLADAHLLPDLIPAVTRADARRVPSVVSLILAAHPGPFRCIHLTVSHLEEYQGPLARWLGLLAAKGTQELVLANRPPPVVLRLPAAIFGIDTLTRLYLALWKFPDIPRTAYFPNLRELGLCTVVIESRHLDSILARSPVLETLCLQGNMLMDRLTINSRSIRCVYVVATSDLDITVEEAPQLQRLIVWVASTCKGGSPRKTIKIGRVQALGLIGYLEPEFHTLQVGDTTIKPSAKPSPFTMLPTVKILGLKVRFGVRNEAKMLPCFLRCFPKVERLHIESKETIESSSKINLKFWKESGTIASICSSVNLIIFHNFRGDQCELCFLKFILESAQMLTKLVVVYRKGTFASLAEARSKVDPLFDVSWASKCCSLRLVQSALAEGEGLKILNFKRGSNFSLSDPLAFTGRC; encoded by the exons ATGAACCCGGCGATGGCGGCCGAGCTCCGGCGCCGCGAGAGTGAATCGGTGCTCTTCTCCCGCCTGCTCTCCTTCGCCCACAGCGCCCTCCCCGACCCGCCCGtctccgccgccgctcgcctctccgCCCTCCTCCTCCCCCACGACGACCACATCAGCCGCCTGCCCGACGCGCTCCTCCGCAACATCGTCTCTCGCCTCCCCGTCAAGGACGCCGCGCGCACCGCCGCCCTCTCCAGCCGCTGGCGCGGGGTCTGGCGCTCCGCCCCGCTCGTCCTCGCCGACGCCCACCTCCTCCCCGACCTCATCCCCGCCGTCACGCGCGCCGACGCACGCCGCGTCCCCTCCGTCGTGTCCCTCATCCTCGCCGCGCACCCAGGCCCCTTCCGCTGCATCCACCTCACCGTCAGCCACTTGGAGGAGTACCAGGGCCCGCTCGCGCGCTGGCTGGGGCTCCTCGCCGCCAAGGGCACCCAGGAGCTCGTCCTCGCCAACCGCCCGCCGCCGGTCGTCCTCCGGCTCCCCGCCGCCATCTTCGGCATTGACACACTCACCCGTCTCTACCTTGCACTCTGGAAGTTCCCCGACATCCCCCGCACCGCCTACTTCCCCAACCTTCGCGAGCTCGGGCTCTGCACCGTCGTCATCGAGAGCCGCCACCTGGACTCCATCCTCGCCAGGAGCCCCGTGCTGGAGACCCTCTGCCTCCAGGGAAACATGCTCATGGATCGCCTCACCATCAACAGCAGAAGCATTCGGTGTGTGTACGTCGTTGCCACCTCCGATTTGGACATCACCGTGGAGGAAGCCCCACAACTGCAGCGCCTCATCGTCTGGGTAGCGTCCACCTGCAAAGGAGGCTCGCCGCGCAAGACGATCAAGATTGGCCGTGTCCAGGCACTGGGATTGATCGGCTACTTGGAGCCGGAATTCCACACTCTGCAGGTCGGCGACACCACCATCAAG CCTTCGGCAAAGCCTAGTCCTTTCACCATGCTACCAACCGTGAAGATCCTTGGCTTGAAAGTGCGTTTTGGTGTCCGCAATGAAGCCAAGATGCTGCCTTGCTTCCTCAGATGTTTTCCAAAGGTTGAGAGGCTGCACATCGAG TCCAAGGAAACTATTGAGAGCagtagcaagatcaacctcaagttctgGAAGGAGTCTGGCACCATCGCGAGCATCTGCTCAAGCGTTAATCTGATCATCTTCCACAACTTCCGAGGAGACCAGTGCGAGCTTTGCTTCCTCAAGTTCATCCTGGAGAGTGCACAAATGCTGACAAAGCTGGTGGTCGTGTATCGCAAAGGAACCTTCGCCTCGCTGGCTGAGGCGCGTTCCAAGGTGGACCCTCTGTTCGACGTGTCATGGGCCAGTAAGTGCTGTTCTCTGCGGCTTGTCCAGAGCGCACTTGCTGAAGGCGAAGGCCTCAAGATACTCAACTTCAAAAGAGGATCAAACTTTTCTCTGAGCGACCCTCTTGCCTTCACCGGCCGATGTTAG
- the LOC123075153 gene encoding uncharacterized protein produces MGKVGRKVAARAAEGKASTMAEEEGLVVLRSQDGMDFLVPAEEARLSMFVHRRIELDRDNHMVPADGDETKYTPILLRSIRGDVLSKVLEYCRKHASGDDDPAWDANFASLLDQETLCDLILAAHSLCNPGLLALTCQAVANMVKGKSVDETYKLFNLGQGRALTREQNALKARHVVRCQEFTAYDPKRRDLICTRLSHDYYNIAFFDHDQESRIARGPPLGSIAGSILDWGVRSSLNIILLKVSESEVGYPFSVFGTVIARDEVDYKCLYLFRREKKDAQIIKSMDDMLILTDPPRGLVLLDEVFFEIDLKIERDGGATMDFSKGVISLIRARLPVDRQTMTVNLCSWLSSVDVLCEHVEQPVEATVGITSLKGPCNLGGVCVWADGNYEERIILYSSDSCLAVGGPVPLARRVVAVPMGKKLVIRLRGLTDESDYVAGLTKEGEEGEDVVITMGPSDEGSCVCSMGWGEVQVQVAWTGILKREEYKMDVVGDVSLLR; encoded by the exons ATGGGGAAGGTAGGTCGGAAagtggcggcgagggcggcggagggGAAAGCTAGTACGATGGCGGAAGAGGAGGGGCTGGTGGTGCTGCGGAGCCAGGACGGCATGGATTTCCTGGTTCCCGCAGAGGAGGCGAGGCTGTCCATGTTCGTACATCGCAGGATCGAGCTCGACCGCGACAACCACATGGTCCCCGCCGACGGCGACGAGACCAAGTACACCCCCATCTTGCTCCGCTCCATCCGAGGCGACGTCCTATCCAAGGTTTTGGAGTACTGCAGGAAGCATGCCTCCGGCGACGACGACCCCGCCTGGGATGCCAACTTCGCTAGTCTCCTCGACCAAGAGACTCTCTGCGACCTCATCCTG GCTGCACACTCCCTCTGCAACCCAGGGTTGCTTGCTCTGACCTGCCAGGCTGTTGCCAATATGGTCAAGGGGAAGTCTGTTGATGAGACCTATAAGCTCTTCAACTTGGGTCAGGGCCGGGCGCTCACACGGGAGCAAAATGCCTTGAAGGCCCGTCACGTAGTTCGCTGCCAGGAGTTTACTGCATACGACCCCAAGCGGCGTGATCTCATCTGTACCCGCCTCTCCCACGACTATTACAACATAGCCTTCTTTGACCATGACCAAGAGT CTAGGATTGCCCGTGGGCCGCCACTTGGCAGTATTGCAGGGTCTATCTTGGATTGGGGCGTACGATCTTCGCTCAACATCATTTTGCTGAAGGTATCGGAATCTGAGGTGGGGTATCCTTTCAGTGTGTTTGGGACCGTGATTGCAAGGGATGAGGTGGACTACAAGTGTCTCTATCTGTTCAGGCGTGAAAAGAAAGACGCCCAAATCATCAAATCGATG GATGATATGTTGATTTTGACAGATCCACCTCGAGGGTTGGTTTTGCTAGATGAAGTTTTCTTTGAGATTGATTTAAAGATCGAGCGCGATGGAGGTGCAACTATGGATTTCAGCAAAGGTGTGATATCTCTTATTAGGGCCCGCCTCCCTGTGGATAGGCAGACCATGACAGTCAACCTATGCAGCTGGCTAAGCAGTGTGGATGTGCTTTGTGAACATGTTGAGCAACCGGTGGAAGCTACAGTTGGGATTACTAGCTTGAAGGGGCCCTGCAATCTGGGTGGAGTATGTGTTTGGGCTGATGGGAATTATGAGGAGCGCATTATACTCTACAGTAGCGATTCATGCCTCGCTGTTGGCGGCCCTGTGCCCTTGGCACGCCGTGTGGTGGCCGTCCCGATGGGTAAGAAGTTGGTAATCCGTCTTAGAGGTCTTACAGATGAATCTGACTATGTCGCTGGTCTTACCAAGGAAGGTGAGGAGGGCGAGGATGTTGTTATCACTATGGGGCCTTCCGATGAAGGTAGTTGTGTTTGCAGCATGGGATGGGGTGAAGTGCAGGTGCAAGTCGCCTGGACTGGTATCCTGAAGAGAGAGGAATACAAGATGGATGTTGTTGGAGATGTGAGTCTGTTGCGGTAA